One genomic segment of bacterium includes these proteins:
- a CDS encoding GIY-YIG nuclease family protein, translating into MKYFVYVIKSGEGFIYTGMTDNLERRLVEHNDKTLSFWTKRGTNWKLVYTEEFESKTEALKREKWLKTGVGREFLKKLIDERL; encoded by the coding sequence ATGAAATATTTCGTGTATGTTATAAAAAGCGGCGAAGGTTTTATCTATACGGGAATGACAGATAATCTTGAGAGGAGATTAGTTGAACATAATGATAAGACTCTATCCTTTTGGACGAAGAGAGGAACAAATTGGAAGTTAGTTTATACAGAAGAGTTTGAAAGTAAGACCGAAGCACTTAAAAGGGAAAAGTGGTTAAAAACGGGAGTTGGCAGAGAATTTTTGAAAAAGCTGATCGACGAAAGGTTGTAG
- a CDS encoding site-specific DNA-methyltransferase — MFSNNSKFNYVKNNFSTILSLMNNNDLQKYLEDFKSEHSLRSPNKTNVDIVEINGERVIRFTNEFWTSKQRQNNSLHEISYRACFKAELPRFFISLLTREKDFVYDPFAGRGTTIVEAALLNRNVIANDINPLSTILSKPRLSVPSFGDVENRLKKIRFNSGLKADFDLSMFYHEDTESEIVSLRNYLIKRRENGDEDFIDEWIRMVATNRLTGHSKNFFSVYTLPPNQAVTPERQKRINKQRNQMPVYKDVKFIILKKTSDLTSRTNENLVNQLKQISKKAKFFNEDARQTSAIKNNSIHLTITSPPFLDIVNYAEDNWLRCWFNNIDALQVAQNITATKKLYDWENVMLDVFKELYRITKRGGHIAFEVGEVRRGKIKLDEHIVPLGIKAGFKCLGIVINQQKFTKTANIWGINNNEVGTNTNRIVVFRKF; from the coding sequence ATGTTCTCTAATAATTCCAAGTTTAACTATGTTAAAAATAATTTTAGTACTATCTTATCATTAATGAATAATAATGATCTTCAAAAGTATCTGGAAGATTTTAAATCTGAACATTCTCTGCGTAGTCCAAATAAAACTAATGTGGATATTGTTGAAATAAACGGCGAGAGAGTAATAAGATTTACAAATGAATTCTGGACATCAAAACAAAGACAGAATAATTCTCTTCACGAAATTTCATACCGGGCTTGCTTTAAAGCTGAATTGCCGCGTTTCTTCATCTCATTATTAACGAGAGAAAAGGATTTTGTTTACGATCCGTTTGCAGGAAGAGGAACAACAATTGTTGAAGCGGCATTACTGAACAGAAATGTTATTGCTAACGATATCAATCCATTAAGCACAATACTTTCAAAACCACGATTATCAGTTCCATCATTCGGTGATGTCGAAAACAGATTAAAGAAAATAAGATTCAATAGCGGATTGAAAGCAGATTTTGATCTTTCGATGTTCTATCACGAAGACACTGAATCGGAAATCGTATCTCTTCGAAATTATTTAATTAAAAGAAGGGAAAACGGTGATGAAGATTTTATTGATGAATGGATCCGGATGGTTGCAACCAACCGGTTGACAGGTCACTCGAAAAACTTTTTCTCTGTATACACTCTCCCACCAAATCAGGCGGTAACGCCGGAAAGACAGAAAAGAATTAATAAGCAGAGAAATCAAATGCCTGTTTATAAAGATGTTAAATTTATAATACTTAAAAAGACCAGCGATTTAACTTCGCGCACAAATGAAAATCTTGTCAACCAGCTAAAACAAATCAGCAAAAAGGCAAAATTTTTTAATGAAGATGCGCGCCAAACTTCTGCAATTAAAAACAATTCGATTCACTTAACCATTACTTCGCCTCCATTTTTAGACATAGTAAATTATGCAGAAGATAATTGGCTGCGTTGCTGGTTCAATAATATTGATGCTTTACAAGTTGCGCAGAACATTACTGCCACAAAAAAACTGTACGATTGGGAAAATGTTATGCTTGATGTTTTCAAAGAACTTTACCGGATTACAAAACGTGGTGGTCACATTGCATTCGAAGTTGGCGAAGTAAGACGTGGCAAGATAAAGCTTGATGAACACATTGTCCCGCTTGGTATCAAAGCTGGATTCAAATGTCTTGGTATTGTTATCAATCAGCAGAAATTTACGAAGACTGCAAATATTTGGGGAATAAATAATAATGAAGTCGGAACTAATACGAACAGGATTGTGGTGTTCAGGAAGTTTTAA
- a CDS encoding HEAT repeat domain-containing protein: MKFTITILLLVFLTFEANFAHSRPKTITHVKQNTVESLLEGLNSDNIGLKSSCAYMIGELQITKAVIPLMKMLRTSENEDLRISAALALYKIGTPLAINAVKQAITFDESERVSKHCASFYNDFSKNRITDEEISLVAAKTALK, encoded by the coding sequence ATGAAATTTACAATTACTATACTACTTTTAGTATTTCTTACTTTCGAAGCAAATTTTGCTCACTCTCGACCAAAAACAATTACCCATGTAAAGCAAAACACTGTTGAGAGTTTATTAGAAGGACTAAATTCAGATAACATTGGTCTAAAAAGCAGCTGTGCTTATATGATCGGTGAATTGCAAATCACTAAAGCCGTAATACCACTAATGAAAATGCTTCGTACAAGTGAAAATGAGGATTTAAGAATTTCCGCCGCATTAGCATTGTATAAAATAGGAACACCCCTTGCAATAAATGCTGTAAAGCAGGCAATAACATTTGATGAAAGCGAAAGAGTAAGCAAACATTGTGCAAGTTTTTATAATGATTTTTCAAAAAACAGAATTACAGATGAAGAAATAAGTCTAGTTGCTGCAAAAACAGCACTTAAATAA
- a CDS encoding insulinase family protein: MKYKLILFLTFLISILFISCGPQSSELKIENEKYTLENGLQVILHEDKSDPIVAVAVLYHVGSNREVRGRTGFAHLFEHIMFQESQHVPQDQFFKKIQNAGGTLNGGTWNDGTIYFQVVPNNSLEMVLWMESDRMGFLLSTVTQEAFMNQQSVVQNEKRQRVDNEPYGHTSYVINKLLYPENHPYNWQTIGEMEDLRNATLADVHEFFKKWYGPNNATLVIAGDFNKEQTKNLIEKYFGEIKEREEVKPLDPMPVQIDNTKKAFHEDNFAKSPELNIVFPTPQQFTKDDYALKFFGELFAQSKKSPLYKVVVEEKKLAPSVIANQNSQELAGEFTITIRAFPDKSLDDVEKTVMEAFERFDKEGFTEKDLSRVKAKIETQFYNQISSVLGKSFQLASYNTFAGSPDFVTTDLQNLLGVTKEDIMNAYEKYIKGKPYVATSFVPKGSVNLIASNSEQYPVVEEKLEEQSVISTSTAGSEEIKVDKIESSFDRTIEPPAGPDPLLNLPAIWKDELSNGVKIYGIEQNELPLINFSITMKGGLLLDDINKVGVANLMSDIMMEGTKNKTPIELEEAIDELGANINMYTTKESIVIDANCLSTKFYDVYSLIEEILFEPRWDETEFERIKRETIERINRSKADPSAVASDVFNKLIYGNQNILAKNISGTEESVSAISMDDLKAFYKNFFVPNLTAITIVGDISNDKAVSTFQSLELKWKKKDVELKEYPLPEKQEKAKIYFVDFPDAKQSVIRIGNLSMKYNDPDYYPATVMNYKLGGSFTGNVNLILREEKGYTYGARTSFNGSLYPGYFVATASVGSNSTLESVQIFVDEMNKYRDGIPESDLEFTKNSLVRSNARSFETLGALRGMLNSIATYNLAFDYIKQREEYVRKFNQDQLKELAQKYIEPNTMTYLIVGDAKTQLQPLKTLGLGEPILLDRDGNLL, translated from the coding sequence ATGAAATACAAATTAATTCTTTTTTTAACCTTTCTGATTTCTATTTTATTCATTAGTTGTGGCCCCCAGTCGTCTGAATTGAAAATAGAAAATGAAAAATACACACTCGAAAATGGATTGCAGGTTATTCTTCACGAAGATAAATCTGATCCGATAGTTGCTGTAGCAGTTCTTTATCACGTTGGTTCAAACAGGGAAGTGAGGGGAAGAACAGGATTCGCTCATCTCTTTGAACATATTATGTTCCAGGAATCCCAGCACGTTCCTCAGGATCAGTTTTTCAAGAAAATTCAAAACGCAGGAGGAACTTTAAACGGCGGCACGTGGAATGACGGAACAATTTATTTTCAGGTTGTCCCTAACAACTCACTTGAAATGGTGCTTTGGATGGAATCGGACAGAATGGGATTTCTGCTAAGCACAGTTACACAGGAAGCATTTATGAATCAGCAATCTGTTGTTCAAAATGAAAAACGGCAGAGAGTTGATAACGAGCCTTATGGTCATACAAGTTATGTAATTAACAAGCTGTTGTATCCTGAAAATCATCCATATAACTGGCAGACAATCGGTGAAATGGAGGACTTGAGAAACGCAACCTTGGCGGATGTACACGAGTTCTTTAAAAAATGGTATGGACCAAATAATGCAACTTTAGTAATTGCCGGAGATTTTAATAAAGAACAAACAAAAAATTTAATTGAAAAATATTTTGGAGAGATCAAAGAAAGAGAAGAAGTCAAACCACTCGATCCAATGCCGGTTCAGATTGATAACACGAAAAAAGCTTTTCACGAAGACAATTTTGCCAAATCTCCTGAATTGAACATTGTCTTTCCAACGCCGCAGCAATTCACGAAAGATGATTATGCACTTAAATTTTTCGGAGAACTATTTGCTCAAAGTAAAAAATCTCCACTTTATAAAGTTGTAGTTGAGGAAAAGAAACTGGCTCCGTCTGTAATTGCTAACCAGAATTCTCAGGAACTTGCAGGAGAATTTACAATTACAATCAGAGCCTTCCCGGATAAAAGTCTTGATGATGTTGAAAAAACCGTGATGGAAGCATTTGAAAGATTTGACAAAGAAGGATTCACCGAAAAGGATCTTAGTCGTGTGAAAGCAAAAATTGAAACACAATTCTATAACCAGATTTCAAGTGTGCTTGGCAAATCTTTTCAGCTGGCAAGCTACAATACCTTTGCCGGTTCACCTGATTTCGTTACAACCGACCTTCAAAATCTGCTTGGTGTGACGAAGGAAGATATAATGAATGCTTACGAAAAGTACATCAAAGGAAAACCGTACGTTGCTACGAGCTTTGTACCAAAAGGAAGCGTTAATCTGATTGCATCAAACTCTGAGCAATATCCTGTAGTAGAAGAAAAACTTGAAGAACAAAGTGTAATAAGCACTTCGACTGCAGGCTCGGAGGAAATTAAAGTTGACAAGATAGAATCATCTTTTGACAGAACAATTGAACCTCCGGCCGGTCCCGATCCCTTGTTAAATCTCCCTGCAATATGGAAAGACGAACTATCAAACGGAGTGAAAATATACGGTATCGAACAGAATGAACTTCCGCTTATCAACTTTTCAATAACAATGAAAGGCGGACTGCTGCTTGATGATATTAATAAAGTAGGCGTAGCCAATTTGATGTCAGACATAATGATGGAAGGAACAAAGAATAAAACTCCAATTGAGCTGGAGGAAGCAATCGACGAGCTTGGCGCAAACATTAATATGTACACTACAAAAGAATCTATTGTAATTGATGCAAATTGTCTCTCAACAAAATTTTATGATGTTTATTCCCTCATAGAAGAAATTCTTTTTGAACCCCGATGGGATGAAACTGAATTTGAACGAATAAAGAGAGAAACAATTGAAAGAATCAATCGCAGCAAAGCTGATCCTTCGGCAGTAGCTTCGGACGTATTTAACAAACTGATATACGGCAATCAAAATATTTTAGCGAAGAATATTTCCGGGACAGAAGAGTCTGTCAGCGCTATTTCAATGGATGATTTAAAAGCATTTTACAAAAATTTCTTTGTACCTAATCTTACAGCAATTACAATTGTCGGTGATATAAGTAATGATAAAGCAGTCTCAACGTTCCAATCACTTGAGCTAAAGTGGAAAAAGAAAGATGTTGAGTTGAAAGAATATCCTCTTCCAGAAAAGCAGGAAAAAGCAAAAATTTATTTTGTTGATTTCCCGGATGCAAAGCAATCAGTTATAAGAATTGGAAACCTTTCTATGAAGTACAACGACCCGGATTATTATCCTGCGACGGTGATGAATTACAAGCTTGGCGGAAGTTTCACAGGAAATGTTAATCTGATATTAAGAGAAGAAAAAGGTTACACTTACGGAGCCAGAACCTCTTTCAACGGCTCGCTATATCCGGGTTACTTTGTCGCAACGGCAAGTGTCGGTTCAAATTCAACACTTGAGTCTGTTCAAATCTTTGTGGATGAAATGAACAAATACCGCGACGGTATTCCTGAATCAGATCTGGAGTTCACAAAAAATTCTCTTGTCCGTTCAAATGCAAGATCATTTGAAACACTTGGTGCTCTGCGCGGAATGCTGAACAGTATCGCGACTTACAATCTTGCATTCGACTATATTAAACAGAGAGAAGAATATGTCAGGAAGTTCAACCAGGATCAGCTAAAAGAACTCGCTCAAAAATATATTGAGCCAAACACAATGACTTATCTGATTGTAGGTGATGCAAAAACCCAGCTTCAACCGTTAAAGACTCTCGGACTTGGTGAACCTATTTTGTTGGATAGAGATGGAAATCTATTGTAA
- a CDS encoding helix-turn-helix domain-containing protein, with amino-acid sequence MKEFFSVQEVSKLLNVSHSAVLYHIRSGKLKAQQVGKIYIISKEDFGDFLKRHREPKKKQKVIQTKLDL; translated from the coding sequence ATGAAAGAATTTTTTAGTGTTCAGGAAGTATCAAAGCTGTTGAACGTAAGTCACTCTGCAGTGTTATATCACATTCGTTCAGGAAAACTTAAAGCTCAGCAGGTCGGGAAAATTTATATTATCTCTAAAGAAGATTTTGGGGATTTTCTGAAACGCCATCGTGAACCGAAGAAAAAACAAAAAGTTATTCAAACAAAGCTTGATTTATAG
- a CDS encoding DUF2779 domain-containing protein: MQKSVKENVERFKKMLVKRKMPSIDIGEHCHNPYTCSFFDYCRKHIPDNSIFDFTGMRLSKKYELYRNNIIRLDDVPVDYPLGESNRLQLDTYKSGKQVVNKKAIKAFISDLNYPLYFMDFESFQPAVPLFDESRPYQQIPFQYSVYLKKTKNSEANHFEFLAEPGDDPRKKFIENLLKITNDSGDVLVYNRTFEITRLNEISRDFPDYAEDIEKLISRIKDLMLPFQKKYYYSPEMKGSYSIKAVLPALVPELSYDDLEINEGGLASIAYESLLTETDLMVIAEVKQQLLAYCKLDTLAMVKILERLELISDGK, translated from the coding sequence TTGCAGAAATCCGTAAAGGAAAACGTCGAAAGATTTAAGAAGATGTTGGTAAAAAGAAAGATGCCTTCGATTGATATCGGCGAGCATTGTCATAATCCATATACTTGCAGCTTTTTTGACTATTGCAGGAAGCATATTCCGGACAATTCCATATTCGACTTTACCGGAATGCGTCTATCTAAAAAATATGAACTTTACAGAAATAATATTATCAGGCTTGATGATGTTCCAGTTGATTATCCACTCGGCGAAAGCAACCGACTGCAGCTTGATACTTACAAAAGCGGAAAACAGGTTGTCAATAAAAAAGCGATAAAAGCATTCATTAGTGATTTGAATTACCCATTATATTTTATGGACTTTGAAAGTTTTCAGCCGGCTGTTCCGTTGTTTGATGAATCAAGACCATATCAGCAAATTCCCTTTCAATATTCTGTATATCTAAAGAAAACGAAAAACAGCGAAGCAAATCATTTTGAGTTCCTTGCTGAACCAGGAGATGACCCAAGAAAAAAATTCATTGAAAACTTATTAAAGATAACGAATGATTCCGGTGATGTTCTTGTTTACAACAGGACATTTGAAATCACCAGGCTGAATGAAATATCAAGAGATTTTCCGGACTATGCAGAAGATATTGAAAAGCTGATTTCAAGGATTAAAGATCTGATGTTACCATTTCAAAAGAAATATTACTATTCACCGGAGATGAAAGGTTCTTATTCAATTAAAGCGGTACTTCCCGCACTCGTTCCCGAGCTGAGTTATGATGATCTGGAAATTAATGAAGGTGGGCTTGCTTCAATTGCGTATGAAAGTCTGCTAACCGAAACAGACTTAATGGTTATAGCTGAAGTTAAGCAACAGCTGCTTGCATATTGTAAGCTTGACACTCTGGCGATGGTGAAAATTTTGGAGAGATTAGAATTAATATCTGATGGAAAATAA
- a CDS encoding outer membrane insertion C- signal: MKKILFTIFVLAGLVQFTQAQEVGIRFGDAFGGHFAIDGVFGLGSFSRIHADVSFGDDGVGVDALWDFIHQPLGSGFDWYLGVGPSAYLGDPFALGVSGEIGIEYHFDIPLAIGADWRPTFIIIEDTDFEAGWFGLNIRYVFGK, encoded by the coding sequence ATGAAAAAAATCTTATTCACCATTTTTGTTTTAGCGGGTCTTGTCCAATTTACACAGGCTCAGGAAGTTGGTATTCGATTCGGTGATGCATTTGGCGGTCACTTTGCAATTGACGGTGTTTTCGGTCTGGGCAGTTTTAGCAGGATTCATGCTGATGTTTCCTTCGGTGATGACGGCGTCGGAGTAGATGCGCTCTGGGACTTTATACACCAGCCATTAGGTTCTGGCTTTGATTGGTATCTTGGCGTTGGACCATCAGCATATCTTGGCGATCCTTTCGCACTTGGTGTTAGCGGTGAAATCGGAATAGAATATCACTTTGATATTCCATTGGCAATCGGTGCCGACTGGCGTCCAACTTTTATAATAATTGAAGATACCGATTTTGAAGCAGGCTGGTTTGGTTTGAATATTAGATACGTATTCGGGAAATAA
- a CDS encoding outer membrane beta-barrel protein yields the protein MKKIFAVALFLCLLFLTSFSFAQLKIKPAIGINFTDFSEDPVSGETSAKVGWQIGGTVLMGDKFYGEGGIFWTYKSNEYNSNDDQITFNTEISGIRIPAMIGYYLLKEEATLIGLRAFGGASVLIVTTVNAFELTKDDFNDASWGVFLGAGVDISMFFVDLKYEWSLTDVSSVASFDVGKSRSIFINAGVKLGL from the coding sequence ATGAAAAAAATATTTGCTGTTGCTTTATTTCTGTGTTTACTTTTTTTAACAAGCTTTTCATTTGCACAGCTAAAAATAAAGCCTGCGATAGGTATCAACTTCACGGATTTTTCTGAAGATCCCGTATCGGGAGAAACCTCCGCTAAAGTCGGCTGGCAGATTGGAGGAACAGTATTGATGGGCGATAAATTTTATGGCGAGGGCGGAATATTCTGGACTTACAAAAGCAATGAATACAACTCTAACGATGACCAAATAACATTCAATACCGAAATAAGCGGCATACGTATTCCGGCAATGATTGGATATTATCTATTAAAAGAAGAAGCTACCTTGATCGGGCTGCGTGCTTTTGGCGGCGCTTCTGTGCTGATCGTTACTACTGTTAATGCATTCGAATTAACAAAAGATGATTTCAATGATGCAAGCTGGGGAGTATTTCTCGGTGCTGGTGTCGATATCTCGATGTTCTTTGTCGATTTAAAATATGAGTGGTCGCTAACTGATGTATCTAGCGTTGCATCTTTTGATGTTGGTAAATCAAGATCAATTTTTATTAACGCTGGTGTGAAATTAGGACTATAA
- a CDS encoding arylamine N-acetyltransferase, with product MSNQEKLFTKYLHLLEIDKSNPSLDLLNRIVKAHLIKVPFENISKLIYKKRGMNYIPDLGLFLEGIEKYNFGGTCYTNNYYLFSLLKYLGYDIRLCGADMKNPDVHIISIVNIDNKEYLIDAGNAAPFFEPLPTFLTEDYVIEFGNEKYIVQPKDETGKIKIEQYSDGKLQHWYTTLAHERKIEDFRKVIEESYSDNAVFMNAVRLTRYSVNGSKVLKNFSFTEIAGIEHRTRKITAADLSSEIELNFGIPLVVVNEAIGSIKELKDIYD from the coding sequence ATGTCAAATCAAGAAAAATTATTTACCAAATATCTTCATCTGCTGGAAATTGATAAATCAAATCCGAGTCTTGATTTGCTCAACCGGATTGTAAAAGCTCATCTTATTAAAGTTCCATTTGAAAACATTTCCAAGCTGATTTATAAAAAACGAGGAATGAATTACATCCCCGATCTCGGATTATTTCTTGAGGGGATTGAAAAATATAATTTTGGCGGAACTTGCTACACAAATAACTATTATCTCTTTTCTTTACTGAAATATCTTGGTTACGATATTCGGCTTTGCGGTGCCGATATGAAAAATCCTGATGTCCACATTATCAGTATTGTTAATATAGATAATAAGGAATACCTGATCGACGCAGGTAACGCAGCACCATTTTTTGAACCATTGCCAACGTTTCTGACTGAAGATTATGTTATTGAATTTGGTAATGAGAAATACATCGTACAGCCAAAAGATGAGACAGGAAAAATAAAAATCGAACAATACTCTGACGGAAAACTTCAGCATTGGTACACAACACTCGCTCACGAGCGCAAGATTGAAGATTTCAGAAAAGTAATTGAAGAATCCTATTCCGACAATGCGGTTTTTATGAATGCTGTCCGGTTAACCCGCTATTCGGTAAATGGGTCAAAAGTGTTAAAAAACTTCTCATTTACTGAAATAGCTGGAATCGAACATAGAACGAGGAAAATTACTGCGGCAGATCTCTCATCAGAAATTGAGTTGAACTTTGGAATACCTTTAGTTGTTGTTAATGAAGCCATTGGCAGTATAAAAGAATTAAAGGATATTTACGATTAA
- a CDS encoding YkgJ family cysteine cluster protein produces the protein MNKYSILKNELATKQKYTFVPCNGCTLCCQGDAIRLTEEDNPEEYLTEPHPYIADALMLAHKPNGDCVYLDENGCSIHDHAPSLCRSADCRSLALKYDFTTAMKLHAMKRIDIRVWDKGNDLLKEMKKKRMNDT, from the coding sequence ATGAATAAATATTCCATCTTAAAAAACGAATTGGCAACCAAACAAAAATATACTTTCGTTCCCTGCAACGGCTGCACTCTCTGTTGCCAGGGAGATGCAATCAGGTTAACTGAAGAAGATAATCCCGAAGAATATTTAACCGAACCTCATCCTTATATTGCTGATGCACTGATGCTTGCACACAAACCAAATGGTGACTGTGTTTACCTTGATGAAAACGGCTGCAGCATTCACGACCATGCACCATCATTATGCAGAAGCGCTGATTGCAGATCACTCGCACTAAAATATGATTTTACCACTGCGATGAAGCTTCACGCAATGAAAAGAATTGATATTCGTGTTTGGGATAAAGGGAATGATCTTCTGAAAGAAATGAAGAAAAAAAGAATGAATGATACCTGA
- a CDS encoding phosphoribosylanthranilate isomerase, with amino-acid sequence MLVRVKICCISSLEEARLAIRYGASALGLVSEMPSGPGVIDEESIARIAESVSPPIATFLLTSKQNAGVIIEQHRRTKTNTLQLVDHLPDEELLVLRDKLPAIKLVQVIHVLDESSIEEAKKVQHLVDALLLDSGNPKLKVKELGGTGRIHNWEISRSIVESVTVPVFLAGGLNAENVDEAIEAVQPFGLDICSGVRTNGLLDEEKLKMFLDKVQMFNLKNIYRTTKN; translated from the coding sequence ATTTTGGTTAGAGTAAAAATTTGTTGTATCTCCTCTCTTGAAGAAGCAAGACTCGCAATAAGATATGGCGCTTCTGCTCTTGGGCTTGTATCTGAAATGCCAAGCGGGCCCGGAGTAATTGATGAAGAATCTATTGCCCGAATTGCTGAAAGTGTTTCTCCCCCAATCGCAACATTTCTGCTGACAAGCAAGCAGAACGCCGGAGTAATAATTGAACAGCACCGGAGAACAAAAACAAACACGCTTCAGCTTGTTGATCACCTTCCTGATGAAGAATTATTGGTCCTCAGAGATAAACTTCCGGCAATTAAACTGGTTCAGGTAATTCACGTTCTGGATGAATCATCAATCGAAGAAGCCAAGAAAGTTCAGCATCTCGTTGATGCACTTTTGCTCGATTCGGGCAATCCCAAACTGAAAGTAAAAGAACTCGGCGGAACCGGACGAATACACAATTGGGAGATAAGCAGAAGCATTGTTGAATCAGTAACTGTTCCTGTTTTTCTCGCTGGCGGATTAAATGCAGAGAATGTTGATGAAGCTATTGAAGCTGTGCAACCTTTTGGATTGGATATTTGCAGCGGGGTGAGAACTAATGGTTTACTTGATGAAGAGAAATTGAAAATGTTTCTCGATAAGGTTCAAATGTTCAATTTGAAAAACATTTACCGAACCACAAAAAATTAA